From Roseicitreum antarcticum, one genomic window encodes:
- the repA gene encoding plasmid partitioning protein RepA: MSKRLGSRLREHAQETFPPDAQKGLRRFAMREAAELLRINQNTFRHHVSNLEGFPEGVLESGNRRSFSAEEMVEAQRVLLETGRIKPEEHPHRRPGEACQVLTIFNLKGGSAKTSSVAHVGQLLGLRGYRVLLIDLDSQASLTNLFGVTPELDPDMPTSYDLIRSDDPLPAAEIIRKTNFPTVDLIPASMDIMEYEFEVALSFRHGATTFHSRIREALEPVLNQYDVVIFDTPPQLNFSVISALFASTGVLIPLNASMLDVMSLASFLGMASNLMGVVEAHAPEHGLNFVRVLITRYENTDGPQVQISSLLRTVLGDAVLSAEFLKSTAVGDAANTQQSIFEVEPRDVNRRTYERAIESVSRVTDEVEREILKAWGRSHGA, translated from the coding sequence ATGTCCAAGCGGCTTGGTAGTCGGTTGCGTGAACATGCGCAGGAAACCTTCCCACCGGACGCTCAGAAGGGCCTCCGCCGCTTCGCCATGCGGGAAGCGGCTGAACTGCTTCGCATTAATCAGAACACCTTCCGCCATCATGTGTCAAACCTCGAAGGCTTTCCCGAAGGTGTCTTGGAGAGCGGCAACCGCCGTAGCTTCTCTGCAGAGGAGATGGTCGAGGCACAACGCGTACTTCTCGAGACTGGAAGGATCAAGCCAGAAGAACACCCGCACAGAAGACCGGGAGAGGCTTGTCAGGTCTTGACGATCTTCAATCTGAAGGGTGGCTCCGCCAAGACGTCATCTGTTGCCCATGTAGGGCAGCTACTGGGTCTACGCGGCTACCGGGTCTTGCTGATCGACCTCGACAGCCAGGCAAGTCTGACAAACCTGTTCGGAGTTACTCCCGAGCTCGATCCGGATATGCCGACTTCATACGATCTTATCCGATCCGATGATCCACTGCCCGCAGCAGAGATCATTCGCAAAACGAACTTCCCGACCGTGGATCTGATCCCGGCATCCATGGACATCATGGAGTACGAGTTCGAGGTCGCCTTGAGCTTCAGACACGGCGCCACCACGTTCCATAGCCGCATCCGGGAAGCGCTTGAGCCCGTCCTCAACCAATATGATGTGGTGATATTTGACACCCCACCGCAGCTGAACTTCTCGGTGATCTCTGCCCTCTTTGCATCGACCGGGGTCCTGATCCCACTCAACGCGTCGATGCTCGATGTCATGTCGCTGGCGAGCTTTCTGGGCATGGCGAGCAACCTGATGGGCGTCGTCGAGGCACACGCCCCGGAACATGGACTGAACTTCGTGCGAGTTTTGATCACCCGCTACGAAAACACGGATGGTCCGCAGGTGCAGATTTCGTCTCTGCTTCGGACAGTCCTCGGGGATGCCGTGCTGTCTGCAGAGTTCCTGAAATCAACAGCCGTGGGTGATGCTGCGAACACACAACAGAGCATCTTCGAGGTCGAACCTCGCGACGTGAACCGCAGAACTTACGAGCGCGCGATCGAGTCCGTCTCGCGCGTGACCGACGAAGTCGAACGCGAAATCCTGAAAGCATGGGGGCGTAGCCATGGCGCGTAA
- a CDS encoding recombinase family protein — MPLIGYARVSTEDQTPLPQSQALKSAGCAEIHEEQASGGNRARPVLARVLERVTKGDTLVVVRIDRLARSLSHLLEVIERLEAKGAFFRSILDPIDTASPQGKFTLQVLGAAAEFERALIRERTKAGLASARTKGRVGGNPGLRAKDPAALRKVRLARQDGYMERLNETAQDWVPHVRRLRPDLAWEDVLRIINGPLPEARRWTQSRLLRAVKAYVRDGFLPETVLARAGRRETDDRLPAIIAGIKGADPDITLQAICDRLEAMRERTPRGRTSWQPSSVKMLLERAERLGLLD; from the coding sequence ATGCCATTGATAGGCTACGCGCGCGTTTCAACCGAGGATCAAACCCCCCTGCCCCAGTCGCAGGCCCTGAAATCTGCGGGTTGTGCCGAGATCCATGAAGAACAGGCCTCGGGCGGAAATCGGGCGCGGCCGGTCCTTGCGCGCGTGTTGGAGCGCGTGACCAAGGGCGACACGCTGGTCGTCGTTCGGATCGACCGGCTGGCGCGGTCGCTGTCGCATCTACTGGAGGTGATCGAGCGGCTGGAGGCCAAGGGTGCGTTCTTCCGCTCCATCCTAGACCCGATCGACACCGCATCCCCGCAAGGCAAGTTCACGCTGCAGGTTCTGGGCGCCGCGGCCGAGTTCGAGCGGGCGCTGATCCGCGAACGTACCAAAGCGGGGCTGGCGAGCGCCCGTACCAAGGGCCGGGTCGGCGGGAACCCCGGACTGCGGGCCAAAGACCCTGCCGCTCTTCGTAAGGTGCGGCTGGCGCGACAGGACGGCTACATGGAGCGTCTGAATGAGACGGCACAAGATTGGGTGCCCCATGTGCGCCGGTTGCGCCCCGACTTGGCCTGGGAGGACGTGTTGCGCATCATCAACGGCCCCTTGCCCGAGGCCCGGCGCTGGACGCAAAGCCGCCTGTTGCGCGCCGTGAAGGCTTATGTCCGCGACGGCTTCCTGCCCGAGACCGTGCTGGCCCGCGCCGGGCGCCGCGAAACAGACGACCGCCTGCCCGCCATTATTGCAGGTATCAAGGGCGCAGATCCCGACATCACGCTTCAGGCTATCTGTGATCGGCTGGAGGCGATGCGCGAGCGCACGCCCCGCGGGCGGACAAGCTGGCAGCCTTCGTCGGTGAAGATGCTGCTGGAGCGGGCCGAGAGGCTGGGCTTGCTCGACTGA
- a CDS encoding IS110 family RNA-guided transposase, with translation MSEISMLAIDLAKNSFQVCAVRHDGSVVFNRAVSRPRLHHLLAQQDDCIVAMEACATSHHWGRVAQSHGHDVRLIPAQYVKPFVKRQKNDHADAAAIAEAASRPTMSFVAVKSAEKQGRAVAFRTHQCFVRQRTQLINSLRGHLAEFGLVAAKGPASLKVLENALANPITDIPAQVREMGVIYLAQIVQLTEIIERLAHELQTASKADEELRRLCTVPGIGPVTAGAIAAFAPDLSTFDSGRNFAAWLGLVPRQRSTGGKARLGAVSKMGQCDIRKLLIVGAMSVIRWVVRKGGSENRWLANLVARKPRMVAAVALANKMARQVWAMATKGEDYRMA, from the coding sequence ATGTCAGAGATTAGCATGTTGGCGATTGATTTGGCCAAGAACAGTTTTCAAGTTTGTGCGGTCCGCCATGACGGTTCCGTCGTCTTCAACCGTGCGGTGTCACGGCCACGGCTCCATCATCTGCTTGCACAGCAAGATGACTGTATTGTTGCTATGGAAGCCTGTGCGACGTCCCATCATTGGGGGCGGGTTGCACAGTCACATGGGCACGACGTTCGTCTGATCCCGGCCCAATACGTCAAGCCATTCGTGAAGCGTCAAAAGAATGATCATGCGGATGCGGCAGCAATTGCAGAAGCGGCGAGCCGCCCAACTATGTCGTTTGTCGCTGTAAAGAGCGCTGAAAAGCAAGGGCGTGCCGTGGCATTCCGAACACATCAATGTTTTGTTCGGCAGCGCACGCAACTGATCAATTCGCTCCGAGGCCATCTGGCCGAATTTGGCTTGGTTGCTGCGAAAGGCCCTGCCAGCCTGAAAGTCTTGGAAAACGCGTTGGCTAACCCCATCACGGACATTCCTGCACAGGTCCGGGAGATGGGGGTCATCTATCTGGCACAGATTGTTCAACTGACCGAAATCATCGAACGATTGGCTCATGAGTTGCAAACGGCATCAAAGGCCGATGAAGAGCTGCGACGGCTATGCACAGTGCCAGGGATTGGGCCCGTGACTGCGGGTGCGATTGCGGCTTTCGCGCCCGACCTGTCTACCTTTGATAGCGGGCGCAACTTTGCCGCTTGGCTTGGCCTTGTCCCCCGACAACGTTCAACCGGTGGCAAAGCTCGACTCGGTGCGGTCAGCAAGATGGGGCAATGCGACATCCGCAAGTTATTGATTGTTGGCGCAATGAGTGTGATCCGCTGGGTTGTTCGCAAAGGCGGCAGCGAGAACCGATGGTTGGCCAACCTGGTGGCCCGCAAACCCAGAATGGTAGCAGCTGTGGCGCTGGCAAATAAAATGGCCCGACAAGTCTGGGCTATGGCAACGAAAGGTGAGGACTATCGAATGGCGTGA
- a CDS encoding O-antigen ligase family protein, producing the protein MIKKLKYEYPSHPKTQDDLPSSSDYTKLNDRLAVYLVAILLLAPIPLGSNRPVWWLVLGLAISGGAVWHLLRGMRIAPNRRLQMMKHRQIFILGVSVVGFGVIQALPIADMLPGFLLRLPGSVASTSAIRTISVAPDASLLAALRLIIYLIFLVLVFEVAAQPNRGERIGWMLFFGITAHAVWGLISLNFLGDTLLLGEKFAYQGVATGTFVNRNSYATFLGFGIVLGVALSLGRRAHPFNRTLHDRSWLSPERVEMLAIWVMISLIALALLATQSRMGVFATIIAGLLTFVVISIKQQYSVKSIIATGGVGLFVLATVAPLGGNLGVLERFLFVEQASETRLDFYRQMIGMIEARPFTGYGLDAFAAAFELHRAPPITSPRVLELGHNSYLTLWVELGLFFGSLPLIALITAAGVIIQRILRQTTNLAMPAAALGVLCLGAIHSLVDFSLEIPANLLVFLAVVAIGAAHWRKREAETIQGL; encoded by the coding sequence TTGATTAAGAAATTGAAATATGAATACCCAAGTCACCCGAAGACACAGGACGATTTGCCGTCATCTAGTGACTATACAAAACTCAACGATCGGCTGGCCGTGTATCTAGTCGCAATCCTGTTGCTGGCACCAATACCACTTGGCAGCAACCGTCCGGTATGGTGGCTAGTTCTTGGACTAGCGATCAGCGGGGGCGCTGTGTGGCACTTGCTACGCGGCATGCGCATTGCACCAAACCGAAGGCTGCAGATGATGAAACACCGACAAATATTCATTTTGGGAGTGAGTGTTGTGGGGTTTGGGGTGATTCAGGCTCTGCCTATCGCTGATATGTTGCCCGGCTTTCTGTTGCGGCTACCAGGGTCGGTCGCATCTACGTCCGCTATCAGAACGATTAGTGTTGCACCTGATGCGAGTCTATTAGCTGCCTTAAGATTAATAATCTACCTTATTTTTCTTGTACTTGTCTTTGAAGTCGCGGCACAACCCAATCGCGGTGAACGGATCGGATGGATGCTATTCTTTGGCATTACGGCTCATGCCGTCTGGGGGTTGATCTCGTTAAATTTCCTAGGTGATACGCTATTGCTCGGCGAGAAGTTTGCTTACCAAGGGGTCGCAACTGGGACATTTGTAAATCGCAACTCTTATGCCACCTTCCTCGGCTTTGGCATCGTTTTGGGGGTTGCGTTATCACTGGGAAGGCGCGCCCACCCATTCAACCGTACACTGCACGACCGATCTTGGCTAAGTCCTGAGCGAGTGGAAATGCTCGCTATCTGGGTAATGATCAGCCTGATCGCGCTCGCTTTGTTGGCAACACAGTCGCGAATGGGCGTGTTTGCCACGATCATCGCAGGCCTGCTGACGTTTGTCGTAATAAGCATCAAACAACAATACAGCGTCAAGTCCATCATTGCGACTGGAGGAGTTGGTCTTTTTGTATTAGCAACTGTGGCTCCGCTGGGCGGGAACCTAGGGGTTCTTGAGCGCTTCTTGTTCGTTGAACAAGCGTCCGAAACCCGGCTAGATTTCTATCGGCAAATGATTGGGATGATTGAGGCTCGACCTTTTACTGGATACGGACTGGACGCTTTCGCAGCTGCGTTTGAGCTCCATCGCGCCCCTCCGATAACTTCACCACGGGTTCTTGAGCTTGGCCATAATTCATACCTAACCCTTTGGGTGGAATTGGGCCTGTTTTTCGGCAGCCTTCCCTTGATCGCGTTGATTACTGCGGCTGGAGTTATTATCCAACGCATACTGCGGCAGACCACTAATCTGGCAATGCCGGCAGCGGCACTGGGCGTGTTGTGCCTAGGTGCAATCCATTCACTTGTTGATTTCAGTTTAGAGATTCCGGCCAATCTACTGGTTTTTTTGGCGGTCGTTGCTATTGGGGCCGCGCACTGGCGTAAGCGGGAAGCCGAGACCATTCAGGGTCTGTAG
- the tnpA gene encoding IS66-like element accessory protein TnpA → MRGEILGVERRRRWDDAGKLAIVSAVGVGGASVTQVAQRHEVTRQQIYAWRSELKRKGLWSPDAGALFLPVGVTPVAEVPVASAPPPVSWIELRLAKGRMLRFESGIGDRDLTRLIRAVDGA, encoded by the coding sequence ATGCGGGGCGAAATTCTGGGGGTCGAGCGGCGTCGCCGTTGGGATGACGCGGGTAAGTTGGCGATTGTGAGCGCGGTTGGTGTGGGCGGCGCGTCGGTGACGCAGGTTGCTCAGCGCCATGAGGTGACCCGTCAGCAGATCTACGCGTGGCGTAGCGAACTGAAGCGGAAGGGCCTCTGGTCCCCGGATGCAGGGGCACTGTTTTTGCCGGTCGGCGTGACGCCTGTCGCCGAGGTGCCAGTCGCTTCGGCCCCACCACCGGTTTCCTGGATCGAGCTTCGTCTGGCCAAGGGGCGCATGCTGCGGTTCGAGAGCGGCATCGGCGACAGGGATCTCACACGGCTGATCCGCGCGGTGGATGGAGCATGA
- a CDS encoding transposase produces the protein MSSNAAILPEDPALLKAMIAALQAENARMSATIRAHDQLIQTLRLRIAKLKKQAFGKSSEKVEREIEQLELALEDLLIAAAESETASTDEDADATASTSNDTDAHKPAVVPACRIPRRASVESLTPAPAARTAAATCVLSARMSATCSTWSRHSSGSCRSHA, from the coding sequence ATGTCGAGCAATGCCGCAATCCTGCCCGAAGACCCCGCGCTTTTGAAGGCGATGATCGCTGCCTTGCAGGCAGAGAATGCGCGGATGTCGGCGACAATCCGGGCCCATGACCAGCTGATCCAGACCCTGCGGTTGCGTATCGCAAAACTGAAGAAGCAGGCTTTTGGCAAATCCTCAGAGAAGGTCGAGCGCGAGATCGAACAGCTTGAACTGGCGCTGGAAGACCTGCTGATCGCAGCCGCTGAAAGCGAGACTGCCTCCACGGACGAGGATGCTGATGCGACCGCATCCACCAGTAACGATACTGATGCTCACAAGCCCGCCGTCGTCCCCGCGTGTCGGATACCACGCCGCGCGAGCGTCGAGAGCTTGACCCCGGCACCTGCTGCCCGGACTGCGGCGGCGACCTGCGTCTTGTCGGCGAGGATGTCAGCGACATGCTCGACCTGGTCGCGGCACAGCTCAGGGTCTTGCAGATCGCACGCCTGA
- a CDS encoding DUF4258 domain-containing protein: MKHYYADVKGLGNVAVSRHAQARMADDGITQESFERVLLNPVRPDGQDGIGVVWRERDGLRIVILTDPTPNMGAVLVKTVYRVKPQANALRSTR; encoded by the coding sequence ATGAAACATTACTATGCGGACGTCAAAGGCTTGGGCAATGTTGCCGTTAGCCGCCATGCTCAGGCACGTATGGCTGACGACGGTATAACTCAGGAGAGTTTTGAAAGAGTACTTCTCAATCCAGTGCGGCCAGATGGTCAGGACGGGATTGGTGTCGTATGGAGAGAACGCGACGGCCTGAGGATTGTCATTCTCACTGATCCCACTCCGAATATGGGTGCTGTGCTCGTCAAAACCGTCTATCGAGTAAAACCCCAAGCAAATGCTCTCAGGTCAACTCGATGA
- a CDS encoding flagellar basal body-associated FliL family protein, translating into MGSNKIWIIVGAVAIVVLGGWFFLTGDDNADGSISEPAAIEGSDTDEDQETDDEEDDATEEESEDN; encoded by the coding sequence TTGGGAAGTAACAAAATCTGGATCATCGTCGGAGCCGTGGCCATCGTCGTGCTCGGCGGATGGTTTTTCCTTACAGGCGATGACAATGCAGATGGTTCCATTAGTGAGCCTGCCGCAATCGAAGGGTCAGATACCGACGAGGATCAGGAAACTGACGACGAGGAAGACGACGCAACCGAAGAGGAAAGTGAAGACAACTGA
- a CDS encoding TFIIB-type zinc ribbon-containing protein: protein MRTQETVSAMLCPVCHTGLSMSDRSGVEIDYCQSCRGVWLDRGELDKIIERSTAPAPPPREVDTRNNPDRRTDGGGLMGMASALLKGDDDRYRGRDDDHRYDERHDKGRRKKSIFSEFFD, encoded by the coding sequence ATGCGAACTCAAGAAACTGTCTCGGCCATGTTGTGCCCCGTCTGCCATACTGGCCTGTCGATGTCGGACCGGAGCGGCGTAGAAATCGACTACTGCCAGTCCTGTCGGGGTGTCTGGCTTGATCGGGGAGAGCTCGACAAAATCATCGAGCGCTCCACCGCACCAGCACCGCCGCCACGGGAGGTGGATACCCGAAACAACCCTGACAGGCGCACAGACGGGGGCGGTCTCATGGGAATGGCATCCGCCTTGTTGAAAGGCGATGACGACCGTTACCGTGGTCGGGATGACGATCACCGTTACGACGAGAGACACGACAAGGGGAGAAGGAAAAAATCGATCTTCTCGGAATTTTTCGACTAA
- a CDS encoding Bax inhibitor-1/YccA family protein codes for MERTVQPRDYVSPEGLQYDVGLRKYLTGVFAYMGGGLVVSALVAFAVANVAPVTALIFGTPLKWVAIFAPLALVMFASFRFERLSVGALQGLFWGFAALMGVSLASALLMFTGTSIVQAFLSASIIFLTMALWGYTTKRDLSGWGSFLMIGLIGVIGASIVNLFLASGALAMAVSVIGVIIFTGLTAWDMQRLRNEYLAHQGAGGVAIQAHLGKLQIMGALSLYLNLINLFQMLLSLFGQRQEG; via the coding sequence ATGGAAAGAACTGTTCAACCACGCGACTATGTATCCCCCGAAGGGCTTCAGTACGATGTCGGATTGCGTAAGTATCTGACTGGCGTCTTTGCCTATATGGGTGGCGGACTGGTGGTGTCAGCCTTGGTGGCATTTGCCGTGGCAAATGTTGCCCCTGTCACAGCCCTCATCTTCGGCACGCCCCTCAAGTGGGTTGCGATCTTCGCGCCACTGGCGTTGGTGATGTTTGCGTCTTTCCGGTTTGAGCGACTTTCCGTAGGTGCCCTGCAAGGTCTTTTCTGGGGCTTTGCCGCGCTCATGGGCGTCTCTCTCGCCAGCGCACTGCTGATGTTTACGGGCACAAGCATCGTTCAAGCCTTCCTGAGCGCCTCCATCATCTTTCTGACCATGGCGCTTTGGGGCTACACAACGAAACGCGACCTGTCGGGCTGGGGTAGCTTCTTGATGATTGGTCTGATCGGCGTCATCGGTGCCTCTATCGTCAACCTGTTTCTGGCATCGGGCGCATTGGCAATGGCTGTCTCTGTGATCGGGGTGATCATCTTCACGGGCCTCACGGCATGGGACATGCAGCGCCTGCGGAACGAATATCTGGCGCATCAGGGCGCAGGTGGCGTCGCCATCCAAGCTCACCTTGGAAAGTTACAAATTATGGGGGCCTTGTCCCTTTATCTCAATCTCATCAACCTGTTTCAAATGCTTCTGAGCCTGTTTGGCCAGCGGCAGGAAGGATAA
- a CDS encoding exopolysaccharide biosynthesis protein: MNRILAATDKEQVSVEDLVQAIGHASFTPVLLIPAIAVASPLSGIPMFSALMGILIFLVSLQMLLRRDRLWLPKWLLNRKTSSARVRLVFERLRPAMTWLDAHTYARLTAFVHRPLIFIPQTLCVLSGLIMPFLEFVPFSSSLVGGAVALLAFGMFARDGLFVMLGLALYLGPVWLVLHVT; the protein is encoded by the coding sequence GTGAATCGCATCTTAGCGGCAACCGATAAGGAACAGGTCAGCGTTGAGGATCTGGTGCAAGCCATCGGACATGCCAGCTTTACTCCCGTACTGCTGATACCGGCAATTGCTGTTGCATCACCACTGAGCGGCATACCCATGTTCTCCGCGTTGATGGGTATTTTGATCTTTCTTGTGTCTTTGCAAATGCTGCTGCGCCGTGATCGGCTGTGGCTTCCGAAGTGGCTTTTGAACCGCAAAACAAGCAGCGCGCGCGTAAGATTGGTATTCGAACGGCTCCGCCCTGCGATGACGTGGCTGGATGCCCATACCTACGCCAGACTGACCGCATTTGTGCATAGACCGCTCATTTTTATCCCGCAGACCTTGTGTGTTCTGTCTGGACTCATAATGCCCTTTCTGGAGTTCGTCCCTTTTTCATCGTCTCTGGTTGGCGGTGCTGTTGCACTTTTGGCGTTCGGTATGTTTGCCCGTGACGGGCTGTTCGTCATGCTAGGACTGGCTCTCTATCTAGGGCCTGTCTGGTTGGTACTTCACGTCACGTGA
- the tnpB gene encoding IS66 family insertion sequence element accessory protein TnpB (TnpB, as the term is used for proteins encoded by IS66 family insertion elements, is considered an accessory protein, since TnpC, encoded by a neighboring gene, is a DDE family transposase.): MIGPGTGVRVYLACGVTDMRKGIAGLAALAQDVLRQKPTGGAVFAFRGRKGDRLKLLYWDGQGFCLYYKVLQRGRFPWPNTASGSARLTSAQLAMLWEGIDWRRPDWGAPPARVG; this comes from the coding sequence ATGATCGGGCCGGGCACTGGCGTTCGCGTGTATCTGGCTTGCGGTGTGACTGACATGCGCAAGGGGATCGCGGGCTTGGCAGCACTGGCGCAGGATGTGCTGCGCCAGAAGCCGACGGGCGGTGCGGTGTTCGCGTTTCGGGGACGCAAGGGTGACCGGCTGAAGCTCCTTTATTGGGATGGCCAGGGGTTTTGCCTCTATTACAAGGTGCTCCAGCGCGGGCGCTTTCCCTGGCCGAACACGGCCTCCGGTTCCGCGCGTCTGACCTCCGCGCAATTGGCTATGTTGTGGGAAGGGATCGACTGGCGGCGGCCGGATTGGGGTGCGCCACCGGCGCGGGTCGGGTAA
- the pglZ gene encoding BREX-3 system phosphatase PglZ translates to MSAWADRILREFTADLSRFWIALDPDGLLLEERVLHGLRERGFEVIPFEDSVSFRAEYEERFRAAWDAGEDGSAKALVLQLRGTELNSLPWDYIRSARQVSLSLADLFPKLNYGVVRRIEAEHHEALFQSYQKHTTQLLGEGATKDFILTHIFRLSPYLLSRPEDFWREVLRLHYRGTGLPEHLAKHVAAVLRESPLGTLPIAELLTSKAFMVRVIQDAWSRFVVRYGVETDGRDGDRTADENNALIVPFDHPDVRVIIDTMFLEGVLQPIAVHVRPADLPDWIRIGLIDDPQALSRLVSEGATRIAADMPLIDAPYRDWVEAARRLAELIYRFNELKAADAAGLQEQVRTLQLNADARLKEWVSRHFTDLPSLPVAKAPVMVHHVPRYLAMRRSSGEDRIALVVFDGLALDQWAQIREDLAARVSEFSVDEGACFAWLPTLTSISRQALFSGLKPREFQSSMGTTAQEPSLWSKFWQENGLRKPEVTYQKGLKRSEQLAGLEEILSKPTTKVAGIVVDMIDEIVHGAMLGKRGIAGQIRDWCETGFIEKLFTMLSQHGYHIYLTADHGNVDAEGIGRLSQGVVSELKGERVRAYRSEDLASSVPPEIDAFQFGKTGLPSDFLPLYAEGRGAFVPAGHQIVAHGGMSVEELIVPFVKIRMKKEENAT, encoded by the coding sequence ATGAGTGCCTGGGCCGACCGCATCCTGCGAGAATTCACTGCAGATCTTTCCCGGTTCTGGATCGCATTGGATCCGGATGGCCTTCTCTTGGAAGAGCGAGTTCTGCATGGTCTTCGTGAACGTGGATTTGAGGTTATCCCCTTCGAAGACTCAGTGTCGTTCAGAGCCGAGTACGAAGAGCGCTTCCGTGCGGCATGGGATGCTGGCGAGGATGGTTCTGCCAAGGCGCTTGTCTTGCAGCTAAGAGGGACGGAACTCAATTCACTCCCGTGGGACTACATCAGATCGGCGCGCCAAGTCAGTCTGAGTTTGGCTGATCTGTTTCCCAAGCTGAACTACGGCGTCGTCCGTAGGATTGAAGCTGAACATCATGAAGCGCTTTTCCAATCATATCAGAAGCATACGACACAACTCCTTGGAGAAGGGGCAACCAAGGATTTTATACTGACGCATATCTTTAGGCTCAGCCCCTATTTGCTAAGCAGGCCAGAAGATTTCTGGCGGGAAGTTTTGCGTCTTCACTATCGCGGAACCGGGCTCCCGGAACATCTGGCAAAGCACGTTGCGGCTGTCCTGAGAGAATCTCCCCTCGGAACACTGCCAATTGCAGAGTTGCTGACATCTAAGGCATTTATGGTTCGGGTGATTCAGGATGCGTGGTCTCGCTTCGTTGTCCGGTATGGTGTTGAGACCGACGGCAGGGACGGAGACCGGACGGCAGATGAAAATAACGCGCTTATTGTGCCATTCGATCATCCTGATGTGCGCGTCATCATTGACACGATGTTTCTGGAAGGCGTCCTTCAGCCCATAGCTGTACATGTCCGACCTGCAGACTTACCGGATTGGATACGGATAGGATTGATCGACGATCCGCAGGCCCTTTCCCGACTGGTGTCAGAAGGTGCGACGAGGATCGCAGCCGACATGCCATTGATCGATGCGCCGTATCGCGACTGGGTGGAAGCGGCCCGTCGCCTGGCGGAACTCATATATCGCTTCAATGAACTCAAAGCCGCAGATGCTGCTGGCCTACAGGAGCAGGTTCGGACGTTGCAACTGAACGCCGATGCGCGGCTAAAGGAGTGGGTGTCTCGGCACTTCACCGACTTGCCTTCATTGCCCGTCGCGAAAGCGCCTGTGATGGTGCACCATGTGCCAAGATATTTAGCTATGCGCCGCAGCTCTGGTGAAGATCGAATTGCCCTCGTTGTATTTGATGGCTTGGCACTGGATCAGTGGGCACAAATCCGTGAGGATCTGGCAGCGAGAGTTTCTGAATTTTCTGTAGATGAAGGTGCCTGTTTTGCGTGGCTGCCGACACTGACTTCCATCTCTCGCCAAGCGCTTTTTTCCGGTCTCAAGCCTCGCGAATTCCAGAGTTCGATGGGCACGACAGCGCAAGAACCATCACTCTGGTCGAAGTTTTGGCAAGAGAACGGACTGAGGAAACCCGAAGTCACCTATCAAAAAGGGCTTAAACGATCTGAACAACTGGCGGGATTGGAGGAAATTCTGTCAAAGCCTACGACAAAAGTGGCTGGCATTGTTGTCGATATGATCGATGAAATCGTGCATGGTGCAATGCTGGGTAAACGTGGGATCGCTGGACAAATTCGCGATTGGTGCGAAACTGGTTTTATTGAAAAACTGTTCACCATGCTCAGCCAGCATGGGTACCATATTTACCTGACAGCAGACCACGGCAACGTTGATGCAGAAGGTATTGGGCGGCTCAGTCAAGGCGTTGTATCCGAATTGAAGGGTGAGCGAGTTCGGGCTTATCGCAGCGAGGATCTTGCCTCATCTGTTCCGCCGGAAATTGACGCCTTCCAGTTCGGAAAAACAGGACTGCCATCAGATTTCTTGCCGCTGTATGCGGAAGGGCGGGGTGCTTTTGTCCCTGCAGGCCATCAAATTGTCGCTCATGGTGGGATGTCTGTGGAAGAGCTGATTGTCCCATTCGTAAAGATCCGAATGAAGAAGGAAGAGAATGCAACGTAA